In Eupeodes corollae chromosome 3, idEupCoro1.1, whole genome shotgun sequence, a single genomic region encodes these proteins:
- the LOC129950581 gene encoding histone H3-like has product MARTKQTARKSTGGKAPRKQLATKAARKSAPATGGVKKPHRYRPGTVALREIRRYQKSTELLIRKLPFQRLVREIAQDFKTDLRFQSSAVMALQEASEAYLVGLFEDTNLCAIHAKRVTIMPKDIQLARRIRMARTKQTARKSTGGKAPRKQLATKAARKSAPATGGVKKPHRYRPGTVALREIRRYQKSTELLIRKLPFQRLVREIAQDFKTDLRFQSSAVMALQEASEAYLVGLFEDTNLCAIHAKRVTIMPKDIQLARRIRGERA; this is encoded by the exons atggctcgtacaaagcaaactgcccgtaaatcgactggtggaaaagccccacgtaagcaactggcaacaaaggcagctcgtaaaagtgctccagcaacaggaggtgtaaagaaaccacatcgttatcgtcctggaacagtggctcttcgtgagattcgtcgttatcagaaaagcaccgaattgttaattcgtaaattgcctttccaacgtttagttcgtgaaattgctcaagatttcaaaacagatttgcgtttccagagctcagctgttatggcgcttcaagaagcaagtgaagcttatttggttggcctgtttgaagacacaaatttgtgcgccatccatgccaaacgtgtcacaattatgccaaaagacattcaattggccagacgcatccgt atggctcgtacaaagcaaactgcccgtaaatcgactggtggaaaagccccacgtaagcaactggcaacaaaggcagctcgtaaaagtgctccagcaacaggaggtgtaaagaaaccacatcgttatcgtcctggaacagtggctcttcgtgagattcgtcgttatcagaaaagcaccgaattgttaattcgtaaattgcctttccaacgtttagttcgtgaaattgctcaagatttcaaaacagatttgcgtttccagagctcagctgttatggcgcttcaagaagcaagtgaagcttatttggttggcctgtttgaagacacaaatttgtgcgccatccatgccaaacgtgtcacaattatgccaaaagacattcaattggccagacgcatccgtggcgaacgtgcttaa
- the LOC129952729 gene encoding histone H2A, translated as MSGRGKGGKVKGKAKSRSNRAGLQFPVGRIHRLLRKGNYAERVGAGAPVYLAAVMEYLAAEVLELAGNAARDNKKTRIIPRHLQLAIRNDEELNKLLSGVTIAQGGVLPNIQAVLLPKKTEKSA; from the coding sequence atgtctggtcgtggtaaaggtggaaaagtgaagggaaaggcaaagtcccgctctaatcgtgctggattacaattccctgttggtcgtattcatcgtctgctgcgaaagggaaactatgctgagcgcgtcggagccggtgcccctgtgtatttggcagctgtgatggaatatttggcggcagaagtcttggaattggcgggaaatgctgctcgtgacaacaaaaaaactagaattattccccgccatttgcaattggctattcggaacgacgaggaattgaataaattactttctggagtcacaatcgcacaaggaggtgttcttccaaatattcaagctgttttgttgccaaagaagacagagaaaagtgcttaa
- the LOC129950580 gene encoding histone H3-like yields MARTKQTARKSTGGKAPRKQLATKAARKSAPATGGVKKPHRYRPGTVALREIRRYQKSTELLIRKLPFQRLVREIAQDFKTDLRFQSSAVMALQEASEAYLVGLFEDTNLCAIHAKRVTIMPKDIQLARRIRGMARTKQTARKSTGGKAPRKQLATKAARKSAPATGGVKKPHRYRPGTVALREIRRYQKSTELLIRKLPFQRLVREIAQDFKTDLRFQSSAVMALQEASEAYLVGLFEDTNLCAIHAKRVTIMPKDIQLARRIRGERA; encoded by the exons atggctcgtacaaagcaaactgcccgtaaatcgactggtggaaaagccccacgtaagcaactggcaacaaaggcagctcgtaaaagtgctccagcaacaggaggtgtaaagaaaccacatcgttatcgtcctggaacagtggctcttcgtgagattcgtcgttatcagaaaagcaccgaattgttaattcgtaaattgcctttccaacgtttagttcgtgaaattgctcaagatttcaaaacagatttgcgtttccagagctcagctgttatggcgcttcaagaagcaagtgaagcttatttggttggcctgtttgaagacacaaatttgtgcgccatccatgccaaacgtgtcacaattatgccaaaagacattcaattggccagacgcatccgtggc atggctcgtacaaagcaaactgcccgtaaatcgactggtggaaaagccccacgtaagcaactggcaacaaaggcagctcgtaaaagtgctccagcaacaggaggtgtaaagaaaccacatcgttatcgtcctggaacagtggctcttcgtgagattcgtcgttatcagaaaagcaccgaattgttaattcgtaaattgcctttccaacgtttagttcgtgaaattgctcaagatttcaaaacagatttgcgtttccagagctcagctgttatggcgcttcaagaagcaagtgaagcttatttggttggcctgtttgaagacacaaatttgtgcgccatccatgccaaacgtgtcacaattatgccaaaagacattcaattggccagacgcatccgtggcgaacgtgcttaa